Proteins encoded in a region of the Zea mays cultivar B73 chromosome 2, Zm-B73-REFERENCE-NAM-5.0, whole genome shotgun sequence genome:
- the LOC100502523 gene encoding putative geranylgeranyl pyrophosphate synthase 1, whose translation MAMSFHFHPLAASRVHFSPLPFAAAAGAPSPSSSVAIAAHHQHGRRRFSAIVATAAAASAATTEFDFKAYMGERAVAVNRALDAAVPAGEPPAALHDAMRYALLAGGKRVRPALCLAACAVVGGPEPWAMPAAAAVEMVHTMSLVHDDLPCMDDDDLRRGKPTCHVVYGEPIAVLAGDALLSLSFHHMASVGSYPPDVDPEKHPARVVRAIGELARCIGSEGLVAGQVVDLEMTGTSETVPLERLEYIHLHKTAALLEASVVIGAIIGGGTDEQIERLRKYARSIGLLFQVVDDILDVTKSSEELGKTAGKDLASDKTTYPKLLGLEKSREFAEELLSDAVEQLACFDKEKAAPLLHLANYIAHRQN comes from the exons ATGGCCATGTCGTTCCACTTCCACCCGCTGGCCGCCTCGCGCGTCCACTTCTCCCCACTCCCGTTCGCCGCCGCCGCGGGGgcgccctccccctcctcctccgtcgCCATCGCGGCGCACCACCAGCACGGTCGCCGCCGCTTCTCCGCCATCGTGGCCACGGCGGCCGCCGCGTCGGCGGCGACCACGGAGTTCGACTTCAAGGCGTACATGGGGGAGCGCGCGGTCGCGGTGAACCGGGCCCTGGACGCGGCCGTCCCCGCCGGGGAGCCCCCCGCGGCGCTGCACGACGCGATGCGTTACGCGCTGCTGGCGGGCGGGAAGCGCGTGCGCCCCGCGCTGTGCCTGGCCGCGTGCGCCGTGGTGGGCGGGCCGGAGCCCTGGGCCATGCCGGCCGCGGCGGCCGTCGAGATGGTGCACACCATGTCGCTCGTCCACGACGACCTCCCCTGCATGGACGACGACGACCTCCGCCGCGGCAAGCCCACCTGCCACGTCGTCTACGGCGAGCCCATCGCCGTCCTCGCCGGGGACGCGCTGCTCTCGCTCTCCTTCCACCACATGGCCAGCGTCGGGTCCTACCCTCCGGACGTGGACCCGGAGAAGCACCCCGCCCGCGTCGTCCGAGCCATTGGGGAGCTCGCGCGCTGCATCGGATCCGAGGGACTCGTCGCCGGCCAG GTTGTCGATCTCGAGATGACGGGCACATCAGAGACGGTGCCCCTCGAACGCCTCGAGTACATCCACCTCCACAAGACCGCCGCATTGCTCGAGGCCTCGGTGGTGATTGGGGCGATCATCGGAGGCGGCACGGACGAGCAGATCGAGAGGCTGCGGAAGTACGCGAGGTCGATCGGGCTGCTGTTCCAGGTGGTCGACGACATACTCGATGTCACCAAGTCGTCAGAGGAGCTCGGCAAGACGGCGGGGAAGGACCTGGCAAGCGACAAAACGACGTACCCGAAGCTGCTGGGGCTAGAAAAGTCGCGGGAGTTCGCGGAGGAGTTGCTCTCTGATGCCGTAGAGCAGCTTGCTTGCTTCGACAAGGAGAAGGCAGCGCCTCTGTTGCATCTGGCCAACTATATCGCCCATAGGCAGAACTGA